CTACTATCAAAAATTCATTATTAATGGTTTAGAGGAGCCCATTATTCAAGAGCACGGGTGTTTGTTTTTGATAAAGAGGATTGGTTAGAGGAAGAATGGAATATGTTTTATAATTTAATGATATCTGGACTGACCCTATACTTTCAAATTGGATTACACTCTTATGAATTAAAAAATGTAGATCAAAACAAATTAATTCAATCTACAAACAATGATTTCAATGAATGGTCGGTAAACCAAAATTTTGAATTAAATAAGCAATACTTGACGACTGAACTATACAATGATTTTCAATCAATCTATTATGGCGACAACAAGGAGTTCCAACAAAGAAAATTTACAAATTGGTTGAAAAAATATGCCCTATCAAAAAATTGGAAATTGACAATTAAGCGTTCTAATGGAAATTCAATATTTATTTTTAATAGCCTTTAAGTCTCTTAGTGTCTATAACTAAAAGTGTATCTATAAATTATCAATACACACTCCCCTTTCCAATGCAAATCAAGAGACTTAAAGACTTCTTAATAAAATAGTAAATAAAAAAAATCCTTGTTCCTTTAAAAGTTAAGATTCTGTTATGAATATGAATAGAAATGTTTCGGTATTTTTTCTAAAGAGAATTATAGTCGAAGTTTATAATTTTGAATTCCGGAGCCTTTATTTCATTATAGCTAAAAGAATATCGCATTTCTTCAGGAAAAACAGGAAAACGGACTCTAAAGTAATCACCAATTGCAGTCTCCATTCCATTCCCTTCACCATCTAATAATAAATAATCATTTCCAGGGATAAAACTTTCAGTCAGGAATTGCGCAGACAACACTGCAACAAGTCCACAAATTGAATCAATAAGATTGCTCAGATTTGCTTTTGCGAATTCAATATTTCGCTGATGCTTGACTTTATTATAAGATTTATACCATTCTAACCCTTTTCCAATTGCCCAATTTGCAAAAGGCTTTCGAGTACCACATTGACCTTCCCATATTGGCAATGCAACTTCATACTCTGATAACAGATGTGACACATTGACCTTTTTATAATCATCCATATTCAAGTCTGTTGCCTTATTATACCCATTCTCCATTAAAATCGCATTTAAATTAGCTTCAACTTCAATACAGCATCGGATAAATAGTTCGTGAATCCTGTATGAAAAACATAGTTGATTCAGGTCAGTTGGCTCGACAAAATCAAATAAATTCTGCAAATCCTTTTGAAGAATAAATAATGGCCTAACAAAGTGTTGAGGATTCTGGCATAATCCAGATGTAACAAGTAGGCAGATTTACCATCATTAGCATAAAGTACCATCTGCAAATTGTCTTACAGTTCTCTTAAAAGGAAATTTAATGGCCATTCAATTACTTTTGTGCTTTCAATTGAAGAATGATCTGTTTTTACATAGTATGCCGACTAACAAATGAAAACCTTTGGCTAATCGAGTATTGTTTGTGACAGATATTTGGAATTGATTTATTCAATTTGTCTGATTTTTTATAATCTGCTATGGTTTCACAATTTTCCCAGTCAATTTTTCTTTCTCAGTAAAAATTGTAATCAAATAAAGACCTGATGCAAAATCATTCATCGGTAGATCACGCGAGAAGTAACCATTTGTAGCGATGCTTCCTTCAGAATAAACCATTCGACCTGAAATATCCATTACAATTAATTTCAGTTGCGAACCTTTTAATCCGTTTGCATTGATAAATGCGGTTTGCCATGCATGGTGATAAAAAACACTGAGAGATGAAGTTTTTTGTGATAATGTTTCATCTATAGAAGTAACTGTATCGCATATGCTGTTTGTAATTGGTCCTAAGGCATAATCAGGGTTATTTGGAAATTGGGAATAGCTCCTTTTCCCTCCCAGATAAAAAGAGTATGGCTGAAAATTACAACTTGAACCAATTGAATCCGGCGATTGAATTACTCCGACATTCATGTTTATATTATTATACATACTATCAGCATACGGAAAATAATTCTGAACTCCATTGTAATAAATATTGGCTACATAAATTCTTTTGTCTGGTCCGAGTTTTAACATGCCCGCTTCGTAAACTGAAGGTGGATAAGTATAAATATGTATTGTATCTTTTGTCAATCGAATATTGGTATCCGCCAGGTTATATTGGAAAAGATAGCTCGTATCAGGAGAACTGGTATTTGTTGAAACATATAATATAGAATCATTCGGAGATATAGCTGCTCCACCAATCAAAGGAGTTTCAAAACTTTGTGAAATGTTTATTGGGTTTGAAATTACTCCTGTGCATCGGTCAAAATCAAACAACTCAATTATACCAGCTCCACCAGTGGCAACAAGCTTTGAACCATTACTGTTAAAAAAGAGTTGCTTACGAAAACCCGGATGCAACGAGCCTGCTTTTTGAATAGTGTAATTATTGATACCAGTCGGGTCAATTAAATAACTATAGAATGTATCTGAAGGGGCTATGTTTCGCCGGAAAAACAACCACCAGTCCCGCCCATTACCATGTTTAATAGCCGTTAAACCATCATCAATTTTAAATGGTTGAAGCCGGATATTTTTCTGTGTTACTGCTCCTAATCCACCATTCAAATTCATATCGACTAAAGAATAGTAAAGTCCCGAATCGCCACTATTAGTTACTCCAATTGAAAACAAGTAAAAAGTATTATTACCACTAGGATTAGGCACGATCACTAATTCATAGAACCATCCCTGTCCTACAATTGAATCACCGTTTTGCATCAATTGGTGATTACTTGACCACACTTGTGTTGTATTTCCAATTCTGCCCGCCTGCGCATTCGCATAAAATAAAAGCGAACCACTAGTATCTGCAATTGAACAACAACTTCCTCTGTTTCTGACGCTAGATGTAAATGTCGTCGGTGGTGACTGATTAAAATCAATTCCGGCACTATCTCCAAAACACCAGATATTGCCTTGCTTTTGGGAGTACAAACTGAAATAATTCAGTGTTAAGAATAATATGATCAGAATTTTTTTCATAGAAAAAACAGGACGCATAAATGCGACCTGTTAAAGTTAATCATTTTACGATTACCAGCTTTTGATAATCAACAATTTTCTCATCAATTATGAAACGGCAATTATATACCCCATTCTTAAATCCCGATGTCTTTATTGAATGATAGGTCGTTAGTATTTCCGATGCAAAAATCATTTTATTCAATTGATCATAAATTTCAAATACACCTTTCTCTTCTTGCTTTAAAGGGTACTCATAAATGACAGTTTCACTGGCAGGATTTGGATATAATTTTCCGAATCCCTCTTCGCCTTTTACAATCGGATTACGTTTTCGTAAGGATATCATGTTATCTTCTATATCCAAATGAAGTATTGCACGAGCCCAGTAAACAGCTTCACCTCCTGATGATGGATATTGAAAAGCAATGTTCTCCAAAAGAGATATCTGAAGTGAATCCGGTAAGGTATCATTCATTTCGCAATGCAAATAAATTTCATTTACTATTTTTTTATTTTCTTCAATTGTATTTTGATGAACAATGGTAAGATTTTTTAAATATGCCTGTGCAAAATCACTATTCTTTACGAAATCCTTTACATCATCAAATGCTCCAATATTTCCTGTTCGAAGCGAGTTATAGAGTTGCTGAAAAACCTGATCCTCCGGTAAACCTCGATTGAGCAATGAAGGATTTTCCTTTATTTTTTCATAGAAAAACTCCTTGTTTTCATATTTCATTTCGCCATTGAAATCAGAATATTGTATCAAATCATAGGCAATGTCTTTTAAATCTTCTTCTATATTATTGCTGATCTGAACAAGGGTTGGATCTGGACAAGAACCATGTGGAGTTAAATCAATATCGTTAATAAAATTTGCAATATGCGGATTAGGATTATAATTGTTATCTATCGATGCATCATAATACCAGTTAATACCATTCAAAGGATTATCACCCCACACCCTGTACCAACTCGGATCTACCTGATTATTCCAATAATTATCCCATGATTCAGTTGGGACCCTTGATCAGATTGTGAAGAATTATCTAAGAACACACCATTGAAATTATCGAGCATTACATTGCAATGCAATTCAGTGTTCTCACATTGACCACCAAATTTAATGCCTTGTCCCATCTTACGAAGGTTGTTTCCATAAACATACGCATTCGTCGTTTTGTCTATTGAAATTCCACGCATGATTTCCGGCATTGAAGGATCGGGATCGATGTAGCGATAGACTTCATTCAACAACACATAACTATCATTGCAATTTTCTAAAGAGATGGCTTCATTAAAGCCTAATGTTGTCAGAGTGGAATTATCAGCAAAGAAATATATTCTGTTTCTTTTGCCCACAATTGCTTTTGGAACGTTGCGACAGAGAATTCCTGTTGTAGCATTAAAAATCCAGTTCGATTCAATACGAAGGTCAATGGAATTACTGCTTGGATTTTCAACTCTGATTGCTGTGTTTTTAATAACATCAGGAGTAATTGGATAGTTGAAATAATTATTATTTATTTCAATATTCCCGCTGTTATCATAACAATGAACACCCGTTCTGAATTGTCGTATCATGTTATTGTTAATTTTAAGATTACTGCATCGCGCAACATAGATTCCGGCGTAATTACTTGAAATACTATTATTGTCAATATTCAATCCAATAATTTTATTGGCCGATATTCCTATTCTCCAGTTTGATATTGAATTATTATTAGGCACAGCAGGAGATCCGATCCTAATCGATTGCAAAAAATTACCACTTGTTCCTGAAGCAGAAATTGCTGTACATTTGATTGGATAGTTAAAAGTATATGGTAGAACTTCAAAATTATTATTATACACTTCTATATCACTTGAAACAATATTTAATCCAATTTTTGCATTTCTTATATTATTCAAGAAACCCTGCCCTATCCCGGTGCCCATAACAAGACCTGAAACATTTTCAACTACAATGTGAGAACTTGTCAATTCTCCGACATGCGGAAGTTTAGAAATCTGTCCGGTAGTACAATCAAAAGTTGAAGATCGTATCCATGTAGTGCTCTGGTCATATGCTCCTGTTAGAAAATGAATTCCAATAAAATTATGGTCAAATGTACCATTGTCCAATTGCAAATTACCTTTATTCATTAAAACTGCTTCTAAGGCATCTTCTATTCTTGAGTCTTGAATTATTATTGTACCACCGTTATTAATAATTCCGTTCCACATATTTGCACATGCATGCAAGTAACTATTTGTTGAGATAGTTAGAACTCCTGTTGACTGTACCGTAATTTTCCGGCTTGAACTTATGGTTAAATCAAGGTTTGCAAAATGTACATTAGAATGAATTTCTACATCATGATCTAAACTTTTTATACCGAAATAATATCCGGAGGGAATAATGGTAACTTGTGAACCTACAATTTCCCCACTAGGAACATAACAACAATTTATATCATCAGTTACTGTTACTGAAGTGGGGCTTTGACAACCGTTTCCGTCAGAAACAGTATACGGATATGTTCCCGCTAACACTGAAAAATTTCCTACACCAGTATATGATCCAGTACCACCTGATGCTGTAACTTGAACAGTTGAATAACCTCCTGTACATCCAAGTTGAATTACTGTTGCCGATGCAACAAGTAGTGTTGGTTCTGAAACCGTTATCGTTGTTGATGTAGAACATCCATTTGCATCACTAACAGGGTAAGTGTACGTTCCTGCTGTGACAGTAAACGAACCAGTTCCTGTGTATG
This genomic window from Bacteroidota bacterium contains:
- a CDS encoding T9SS type A sorting domain-containing protein, with the protein product MNGINWYYDASIDNNYNPNPHIANFINDIDLTPHGSCPDPTLVQISNNIEEDLKDIAYDLIQYSDFNGEMKYENKEFFYEKIKENPSLLNRGLPEDQVFQQLYNSLRTGNIGAFDDVKDFVKNSDFAQAYLKNLTIVHQNTIEENKKIVNEIYLHCEMNDTLPDSLQISLLENIAFQYPSSGGEAVYWARAILHLDIEDNMISLRKRNPIVKGEEGFGKLYPNPASETVIYEYPLKQEEKGVFEIYDQLNKMIFASEILTTYHSIKTSGFKNGVYNCRFIIDEKIVDYQKLVIVK
- a CDS encoding T9SS type A sorting domain-containing protein, which encodes MRPVFSMKKILIILFLTLNYFSLYSQKQGNIWCFGDSAGIDFNQSPPTTFTSSVRNRGSCCSIADTSGSLLFYANAQAGRIGNTTQVWSSNHQLMQNGDSIVGQGWFYELVIVPNPSGNNTFYLFSIGVTNSGDSGLYYSLVDMNLNGGLGAVTQKNIRLQPFKIDDGLTAIKHGNGRDWWLFFRRNIAPSDTFYSYLIDPTGINNYTIQKAGSLHPGFRKQLFFNSNGSKLVATGGAGIIELFDFDRCTGVISNPINISQSFETPLIGGAAISPNDSILYVSTNTSSPDTSYLFQYNLADTNIRLTKDTIHIYTYPPSVYEAGMLKLGPDKRIYVANIYYNGVQNYFPYADSMYNNINMNVGVIQSPDSIGSSCNFQPYSFYLGGKRSYSQFPNNPDYALGPITNSICDTVTSIDETLSQKTSSLSVFYHHAWQTAFINANGLKGSQLKLIVMDISGRMVYSEGSIATNGYFSRDLPMNDFASGLYLITIFTEKEKLTGKIVKP